In Acidiphilium acidophilum, one genomic interval encodes:
- a CDS encoding DsbE family thiol:disulfide interchange protein yields the protein MDAKLSRRLLFGIPLATVAVGGVGFFALLERMGKGTYNPQAFNNPLVGRKVPAFTLPGVDGHKGFDQAAVMTQPRPLLVNFFASWCVPCAGEAPYLDAIAKAGLDIWGIAYQDKAAALDLYLAKYGNPYRRLASDRSGRVAINWGVYGVPESFLIAPGGEVRWHTAGPLFPEIIEDQLKPALQQLT from the coding sequence ATGGACGCCAAGCTCTCCCGCCGCCTGTTGTTCGGTATTCCGCTCGCTACTGTCGCGGTCGGGGGCGTGGGGTTTTTTGCGTTGCTCGAACGCATGGGCAAGGGGACCTATAACCCGCAGGCGTTCAACAACCCTCTGGTCGGGCGCAAGGTTCCCGCATTCACCCTGCCGGGAGTCGATGGCCATAAAGGGTTCGATCAGGCGGCGGTGATGACGCAGCCGCGCCCGTTGCTGGTGAATTTTTTCGCCTCATGGTGCGTGCCATGCGCGGGTGAGGCCCCGTATCTCGATGCGATCGCGAAGGCCGGTCTCGATATCTGGGGGATTGCCTATCAGGACAAGGCGGCGGCGCTGGATTTGTACCTTGCGAAATACGGCAACCCCTATCGCCGGTTGGCCAGCGATCGTTCCGGGCGGGTCGCGATCAACTGGGGGGTCTATGGCGTGCCGGAGAGCTTCCTGATCGCACCGGGGGGCGAGGTGCGCTGGCATACCGCCGGACCGCTGTTTCCCGAGATCATCGAGGATCAGCTCAA